From Micromonospora carbonacea:
CGAGCAGCCCGTCCGATACGTCGATCATGGCGGTGGCCCCGAGCCGGGCGGCGTGCGCCCCGGCCGCGTACGGCACCTCGGGCCGCCGGTACGCCTCGACCAGGATCTTCGGCGTGCGGAAGCCCCGGGACAGCACGGTGTAGCCGGCGGCGGCGTACCCGCTGCGGCCGGCGAGCGCCACGACGTGCCCCGGGCGGGCCCCCGAGCGGACGACGGGGGCCCGGCCGCCCAGGTCGCCCAGCGCGGTGACGGCGATCGTCAGCGTGGGGCTCGCCGACATGTCGCCGCCGACCACGCTCGCGCCCACGGTGGCGGCCTCGGCCCCGAGCCCGTCGGCCAGCTCCTCGGCCCAGGCCGGGTCGAGATCCACCGGCATGCACAGGGCCACCAGCAGGGCCGTCGGGGTGGCGCCCATCGCCGCGATGTCGGCCAGGTTGGCCGCCGCCGCCCGGTGCCCGACGTCGCGGGCGGCGGACCAGTCCCGGCGGAAGTGCCGCCCCTCGACGAGCACGTCGGTGGAGGCGACCACCCGGGCGTCCGGCGCGGCCAGCACCGCCCCGTCGTCGCCGGGCCCGAGCAGGCACGACGCCCCCTGGGGCAGCCGGGCGGTGACCCGGTCGATCAACCCGAACTCGCCGATTCCGGTCACGCTCATGCCCGCTCCCCGCCGCGCCCGTGCCCACCGTGGACCCGGGACGGTCCCCTGCCCCGCCCGCCGGGGACCCGGGATCGTCCCGCCGCCCGCCCGCCGTCGCGCCCGTCGCGCTCGCTCACCGCTTCTCCTTGGCCACCGATAGGGATCAGACCTGGTCCGTAAGGTAGTTTCACCCTTCGGGCCGCCCAGCGGCGGCGACGGACGGAGGTCGAGTCGTGGTACAGGCGTACATCCTCATCCAGACAGAGGTGGGTCGGGCGCGTGACGTGGCCGGCCTGATCGGCGACCTTCCCGGCGTGGTGCGGGTCGACGCCGTCACCGGGCCGTACGACGTGGTCGTGCTCACCGAGGCCAACACGGTCGACGAGCTCGGCAAACTCATCGTCAGCAACGTGCAGATGGTGCCCGGCATCACCCGCACCCTCACGTGTTCGGTGGTGCGCCTGTAAGTGGACGAGATCACTTCCTCCACCGAGTCCCCGGCCGGGCCGGAGGCGACCGCCGCCGACGCGCCGCGCCGGGACCGCACCAACCGCAGCGCCGCGCTGCTGGCCACGCTGGTCGCGGTGCCGGTCACCGTGGCCGTGGCCGGGTTCACCTTCGCCAAGCTGACCCCGGACGCCCCGGCCGCCGGGCCGGGCCCGACGGCGACCAGCGCCGGGCCACGGTCCACCGCGCCGGTCGAGATGGCCGC
This genomic window contains:
- a CDS encoding thiamine-phosphate kinase is translated as MSVTGIGEFGLIDRVTARLPQGASCLLGPGDDGAVLAAPDARVVASTDVLVEGRHFRRDWSAARDVGHRAAAANLADIAAMGATPTALLVALCMPVDLDPAWAEELADGLGAEAATVGASVVGGDMSASPTLTIAVTALGDLGGRAPVVRSGARPGHVVALAGRSGYAAAGYTVLSRGFRTPKILVEAYRRPEVPYAAGAHAARLGATAMIDVSDGLLADLGHVARASGVGIDVRRDAFEVPRQMRDAAQALGVDPYSWILAGGDDHALAATFPPAVALPDPWRAVGRVTEGAGVTVDGEAYDGPTGWDHFR
- a CDS encoding Lrp/AsnC ligand binding domain-containing protein, producing MVQAYILIQTEVGRARDVAGLIGDLPGVVRVDAVTGPYDVVVLTEANTVDELGKLIVSNVQMVPGITRTLTCSVVRL